ACATTAACTCCAGCTGCTGTTGTGTTCTCTGTTCTTTAGAGATTTATTGTAACACTGAACTTCAGAGACTTTTCTTTCCTTGCAGAAAAAGTTAGAAAACCTGAAGAGTTTAgatcttttcaattgcgaggtaaCCAACTTGAACGATTATAGAGAAAACGTATTCAAGCTCCTCCCGCAGCTCACATACCTCGATGGCTACGATCGGGATGACAAAGAAGCACCAGACTCTGATGCAGAGGGCTACGTGGAAGGCTTAGACGATgaggaggaagatgaagatgGTATGTAAATTGTGTTACTTGGTATACATAAGTTAAGAGTGATATGCTGCCTAGTACTTTTTGTTTCCGGCTCTGACTTCTTGGCCAGAGAAGGGGTGTGTCAGTAGCTCCTTCCCTGCCTGATGTAAGGAGAAGTACCTCAGTGCCCTCTGAAGGAATGAGGGGAAGGAAGATGGGCAGGGCTTGAGAAAGTTTTCTCAGTCTTATCTGTAGTAAAAGACAGGGAGTGAAGGGGTAGTAGAAGAAATGGGCCAGGAGGAGGAGTAAGACAAGCAATAAGACACTAAAAGAGTTCAGGGAACGGTGAACTTCAGGGAAGGAAGACATAAGGAAGAAGTGGGTAAGAAAAGATGACATGTACATACTGCAGTTTTCCAGGAACCATACAGTCAGGGGAGTATGTGCAGTTGTGTAGACCCTGATAGATGAGGGTGGAAGGGGGAACCAGACTGGGCATAGAAAAAAGTGCCAGAGTCAAGGAATCAAAGGAGCTGAGGCATTGCTTATTAACAGGAGAGTATGTCTGATCATTAAGGGCAAAGTGAACTAGTTGGGTTAGGGCAGAAGAGGGGAAAGTGTGTACTGAAGATTGCCTGGAGCAAGCTCTGTGAAAGGCACTAATGAAGTAGCAAACAACTTTCTAATGTTAGGAAAATTAACTGTGGGTCCCACTGGGCTGTAGGTGCCGTTCTGCCTCCCTGGCAGACTGCAGTCAGAGGCATCAGTTCACCAGCTGGATGAGTATCGGGCTGAGTTGGGGAATTTGCTAGACTCTTCAAACCCAGCTGCACAGCAAAAGCAGAATAGCTGGACTTGCACTTTTCTCTCGAGTGCTGAATGTGAGATCTGGTGAAAGGGTGAGTGTTGCAGCACTGCCTGGCAGAGTGGTGCATTCAGCCAGGTTCAGCAGGGACAGGTTCTTTTCAGCAGAGCACAAGCCTGGGCCTGTGTTCAAATGCATGAAAAAGCTCCAAAACACCCTTCATACAGTATGGAAAACACTCCTGGTTTGTTGCTTGGGCTAGGTGTATTTGAACTCTTTCCtcttgaaaacagattgaaaactCCCATTttggattgtgtgcagcccttcCTCTGGCAGCACAAAGGCAAGGGGTGGCTGTTAGGGAGCATTTCTAGTGTGTGGTTGCCTGTTACAGTTCTGCGCTGTCCCTGGTGGGAGCAGATGGACAGagcagaagagctgcagtgtCTCATAGGCTTTAAAATGCCTATTAGTAGTGGGAGCTGGAGCAGCTTCAACTAAAGCAGCCCTGAGGCTTCTGTGACTTACTGTCAAGGCCCCCTCAGTCCTGGAGCAGGTCAGTCTGTGGGTACAGCTGCTGCGCTACCCTGTCACTAGACTAAAGAGGCACAAGACTGTGTCTAGCTCTGTGTTTTGCAGCTGGAGAGCTGCATGAAACTCTGTTCTGCCTTTAAGCAATGCTTTCAGTTTGCTCCTTGCATCACTAAGAGGGCACATCTCAGGTGGTAATGCTGAAAAAATAAACTCTAAATATCTGAGTGGTTAATCTTGTTTGCTTGTGTAGAAGAGGAATACGATGAAGATGCTCAGGTAGTAGAAGACGAAGaagatgaggaggaagaggaggaaggagaagaggaggatgTAAGCGGAGAAGAGGAGGTAAGGTTTCATTGTAGTTAAAAATGAGCATGGAGTGAACATTATCTAACTTGGAATAGCTGGGCAAGAAATGGACCAAATATTGAACCTTTTTGTAGTTGAAgcgtgtacttttttttttttaacctgaattaAAATTACAATGGGGGTGGCATTGAGGAGTGTCTTTCTGTGAGCCAGCTGCCATCTAGTGACCACTGACATTAAATCATTCTGTTTATTGGGCTGATGTCAAAAATACTATCAGGAATGTTTGTGGAGTTTTCGCATGTGGAGCCTTTGAAAAGCTGGAGTTACAGTCTCCACGCAAGCAAAGGAGGAGTGGGAGAAACTGCAGCCCAGAAAACACAGAGTACCAACGCTGAACCTTTAAACCATGGTATTGATTTGAGTAAGAGTTAGTCAGAATGACAATGGGATAAACGGGATGAGCACAAAGAGCAGAAAGTGAAGTTGTCTTTGTGAGGGCCTGTGGGTAACTGTTGCTCATGTTATTCTTAGCACACGTAGAAAAACACAGTTTAGCACCTCTTTGTAAGAAGAGACTCTGAGCAGACCCTGCTCTAACAAGGTCACACTGATGTTGTAGAAGTTGCGTGCTGCTTGATGTGGTACACAAATTACTGACCATGTGCTCTCAAGAACAAGGTTCCTCCTTGGACATGTGCTTTGTGACACTTAAGGATGCTTAAATTCTTTGCATGGTCTGGGTCCTGTGTGTAGGGTATGCTGAGCCTGTCGCAATCTGCTGAGACTTCGCTGTTAGCAGAACCACTGGGAACGGGACTAAAAAGTGACTGTAGGAGATCATATAATCCATCCTCTGGCCAAAGAATCGCAGATACTTAGCTCTCACTCTTTCTGACTGGTTGGCCAGCCTGTTTTCAAAAATAACAGCAACTTCTCAGGATCTGGAGATGTGTGTTCATCTTTTAACTCTCCTTACCTCTAGACATTGTGCCTTCTACTGTCCAGTCATCAACTTTAACTAAACTCAAACTTCTTAACAAATTTGCAGCAACATAGCAGTGTGAATTATAAAATCATTTACTTGCTGAAGGCTTTAAGCTAGAAGTGGCTGCTATGATTGCTTTTGATTTCCTGCAGTGAAACTTGGGCCAGAGTCCAGTTATACTGTAGCTAAGAACTTCAGCAACTGCACTTACATAAGTGTGGGGGAAGTGTCTgcctttttgtttggtttttgtttaagATGCTTCAAGGACTTTTTCCCTGTTGTAAAATGCTGCTGGATATTGTTAAATTGTGAAAGGTGCTGCACAAAAAGCAACTTTTTTGATACTTTCTTTTCTGTCTAGGAGGATGAAGAAGGCTATAACGACGGTGAGGTAGATGATGATGAAGATGAAGAAGAACTTGGTATGGCAGTAATCCAGTTTTTGctagagattaaaaaataaaatgtgtagtATAGTAAAGGCAGGCTCGCATTTGTATTCCTGCCTCTTTGATAGCAAGCCAGCTGCCAAGTAGAAGCCTGTTGAACTTGTTCAGCTTCCGAGTAGCATGTGGAAGCATTCACATAATTCAAGTTGCGTTTTATTTTGCAGATGAAGAAAGGGGACAGAAGAGAAAACGAGAACCTGAAGACGAAGGGGATGAAGACGACTAAACTGAATAACCTATTTTGAAAATTTCCTATTGTGATTTGACTGTTTTTACCCTGTAtcccccctccccacacccccaactttttttttttttttttttctcctgattgtAATGTTGCTGTGGGAATGAGAGGGAGAAGCAGACTGGGTGGGCAAGggaataaaatactatttttactgCCACTCCTCCTcctattcattttaaattttttctttttttgtccctcTCTTAGTCCCTGTAACTGCAATAGTAAGTATAAACCAAGTGGTAATTTGTTTCTTATTATTGGAGTGGATAGTTTgacatcttaaaaaataaaaagtttaagaTCAGTGGATGATACCCAAAATATGCATAATCTGTTCTGAGACAGCTGAATATCTGCTTGTTGGGATTTTCCACCGCTGCCAGTCACTAAACATATTGTAAGCATTTTTTAGGGATGCTGCAGATCTAGGCAAAGCATCCCTCCACAGCAACAGGTGTGAGAATGGCATATTGATAAAGTGATTTCTTTGTTGCCTGTCTGTGAATGACTGCCATTTTCAGCCAATGCTTTCCCTGCTTCTATAGGtatcttttattttgctgtttgtaaATAGTGACcaaatgtttttgttgtttttttgttttttccttcagggTGTTCCTTTGGATCTGGTTTGTGGGGTGAACTTGCAATCCCCCCTCCCCCtgtgtgttgtgttttttcctttctgtttgttttggggtttttttttttggctagggTATAGCCAATACACTGAAAATGGCaggcatttaaatatata
This Apteryx mantelli isolate bAptMan1 chromosome 15, bAptMan1.hap1, whole genome shotgun sequence DNA region includes the following protein-coding sequences:
- the ANP32A gene encoding acidic leucine-rich nuclear phosphoprotein 32 family member A is translated as MDMKKRIHLELRNRTPSDVKELVLDNCRSCEGKIEGLTDEFEELEFLSTINVGLASVANLPKLNKLKKLELSDNRISGGLEVLAEKCPNLTHLNLSGNKIKDLGTIEPLKKLENLKSLDLFNCEVTNLNDYRENVFKLLPQLTYLDGYDRDDKEAPDSDAEGYVEGLDDEEEDEDEEEYDEDAQVVEDEEDEEEEEEGEEEDVSGEEEEDEEGYNDGEVDDDEDEEELDEERGQKRKREPEDEGDEDD